GGCCGGTACGACGCGTGGCGCGAAGTCGCCTTCACGCTCGCCTGGGAGCTCGACACCCTGGGTTTGGCCTAACCCTTTAAGACGCTCGCGCCCGGCCCCCGGTTGTCCTGTTTTCACGGGAATCCGGCGGGTACCGGGCGCGTTGCTACGGGTGGCAACGAAGGACGATGTGTGGTGTGACACATTCAGTAATGATTTTCAGCAGTTCCCCGCTGACCAGCGGTTCCTGAAGGCGTGACTGCCGGGAACTCTCAGGGAACGTTCAGGCTGTTTACACACTCGTCGTGGAATCTTGAACCTCACTCGAGCGTTGCTCTCCATGTAACGACGAAGGGAGTTTCGGTGGCTCGCATGGCTCGTGTCCGGTCAATGGACGAAGGTATCGACGGCAAGGACAGCGTCGGTCTCTACCTGGAAGAGATCGCGCGCACTCCTCTGCTGACGGCAGAAGAGGAAGTCGAGCTCGCTGAGACGGTCGAGGCAGGACTCCTGGCGGAGCAACTGCTGGCCGAGGGGCGGGTTGGACGCAAGAAGGGCGGCGCGCCGAAGTACGCGACGCAGGAGGAGCTGGAGTGGCTGGCCGCGGAAGGCCAGAAGGCCCAGCAGCGGTTCGTCACCGCCAACCTGCGGCTCGTGGTGTCGATCGCCCGCCGGTACGGACGATCCCAGATGCCGCTGCTGGACCTGGTCCAGGAGGGCAACACGGGACTGATCCGCGCGGTGGAGAAGTTCGACTACCGCAAGGGCTTCAAGTTCTCGACGTACGCGACGTGGTGGGTTCGCCAGGCGATCACCCGCGGGATCGCGCAGCAGGCCCGCGTGGTCCGGCTGCCGGTGCACGTGGTCGAGCAGCTGAACCAGATCGGCTCGGCCCGGCGCACGTTGGAGCGCAAGCTCGGCCGTGAGCCGGAGATCGACGAGATCGCCGCCGAGCTGGACCTGGACCCGGAACGCGTGACGGAGCTGATCCGGATCGGCCGGGACCACATCAGCCTGGACAACCCGATCGACGACGAGGGCGAGACCTCGCTGGGCGACCTGATCGCGGCCGAGACCGCGCCGGGCCCCGACCAGCTGGTCGCGGACGCCTCCGACCGGTCCGGACTGTTCAGCCTGGTCGACCAGCTCGACCCGCGGTCGGCGGACGTGATCCGTCGCCGCTACGGGCTGCACGACGGCCGGCAGGCCAAGCTGGCCGACATCGGCGCGGTGCACGGCATCTCGGCGGAGCGGGTCCGGCAGATCGAGCGCGAGGCACTGGGGCGCCTCCGCCTGATGGCCGACCCGACGCTGGCCGCCTAGGTCTGAGCCGCCCAGGCAGCCGTAGCCAACCAAACCCCATTCAGGACCCCCGGGCCTTTCGAGGCCCGGGGGTTCTGTCTATGTCCAGGAGTCCAGCACGCCGGGGAGCTCGGACAGGCGCTGGATGGTGGCGTCCGGTGCGCCTTCCGTGTGGCCGACCTGGTTGGTCGGGATGTTGCTGTGCGGGATGTGCACCGCGCGCATGCCGACGTTCTGGGCGCCCCAGACGTCGTCGAACAGCCGGTCGCCGACGAACACGCAGCTCTTCGGGTCACTGGCGCCCGCTGCCCGCATCGCGGCCAGGAACGTCTCCGGGTGCGGCTTCGTCCACGGCACCTCGCTGGTGTAGACCGCGCCGTCGATCAGCTCGAGCACGGCGTCGCGCGCAAAGATGTCCTCGTGCCGCTGCCGGGACCAGATCGTGTTCGACAGGACGCCGATCCGGTAGCCGCGGTGGCGGAGCTCCTTCAGCATGCCGATCGCGTCCGGGTCGAGCTCGGTGTGCGGGTGCCACTGACGCTCGTACTCGGCCAGCGCCGCCGGGGTCATCACCACGTCGGCGGCCAGGCAGACCGCCTCGAGCGTCGTACTGACGTGCTCGTCGCGGGACCGTAGCCAGGCGGCGTCCTCCGCGGCGACCAGCTTCGCCGCGAGCTCGTCGGCGCGGGTCTCGTCGATCAGTACGGCGACCGAGCGCCACACGGCGTACAGGTCGATGTCGTGCCAGGTGGCCAGGGTGCCGCCCCAGTCGAACAGGACGGTGTCGATGTTGTTCGTCACGGCCGACAGGCTGCCAGATCGCACCGACAATCGCCGCTG
The Kribbella italica DNA segment above includes these coding regions:
- a CDS encoding sigma-70 family RNA polymerase sigma factor, with amino-acid sequence MARMARVRSMDEGIDGKDSVGLYLEEIARTPLLTAEEEVELAETVEAGLLAEQLLAEGRVGRKKGGAPKYATQEELEWLAAEGQKAQQRFVTANLRLVVSIARRYGRSQMPLLDLVQEGNTGLIRAVEKFDYRKGFKFSTYATWWVRQAITRGIAQQARVVRLPVHVVEQLNQIGSARRTLERKLGREPEIDEIAAELDLDPERVTELIRIGRDHISLDNPIDDEGETSLGDLIAAETAPGPDQLVADASDRSGLFSLVDQLDPRSADVIRRRYGLHDGRQAKLADIGAVHGISAERVRQIEREALGRLRLMADPTLAA
- a CDS encoding HAD family hydrolase; translated protein: MTNNIDTVLFDWGGTLATWHDIDLYAVWRSVAVLIDETRADELAAKLVAAEDAAWLRSRDEHVSTTLEAVCLAADVVMTPAALAEYERQWHPHTELDPDAIGMLKELRHRGYRIGVLSNTIWSRQRHEDIFARDAVLELIDGAVYTSEVPWTKPHPETFLAAMRAAGASDPKSCVFVGDRLFDDVWGAQNVGMRAVHIPHSNIPTNQVGHTEGAPDATIQRLSELPGVLDSWT